A region of Subdoligranulum variabile DNA encodes the following proteins:
- the rlmD gene encoding 23S rRNA (uracil(1939)-C(5))-methyltransferase RlmD, whose amino-acid sequence MSNTCPNFTRKCGGCPLLATPYPEQLAQKQTRLQTLLGKFAPVEPVQGMEKPWHYRNKAIASFAMRQGKLVCGLYAEGTHTVLPGSDCLLQQEALNRTLEAVLQAARSCRWTAYDEDRGTGSLRHVVLRGTRKGEVLVTLVTPGPALPGSRNFCAALRKEAPWVAGIVHNINPTATSAVLGNREKVLYGPGQVLDTLCGLRFAISSRSFYQVNPLQTEVLYRTAMKLADLSGKETVVDAYCGIGTIGLCAASSSGQVLGIERNPAAVRDAIANARRNGVRNARFTCADATEWMEQAARQALHPDVVFLDPPRAGSTPACIGAVARMAPQRVVYVSCDPETLARDVALFSQKGYRAQRFVPVDLFPHTRHVETIVLLQRETL is encoded by the coding sequence ATGAGCAACACCTGTCCCAATTTTACCCGGAAATGCGGCGGATGCCCGCTGCTGGCGACCCCCTACCCGGAACAGCTGGCCCAAAAACAGACCCGTCTGCAGACGCTGCTGGGCAAATTTGCCCCGGTGGAACCGGTGCAGGGGATGGAAAAGCCCTGGCACTATCGCAACAAGGCCATTGCCAGTTTTGCCATGCGCCAGGGAAAACTGGTCTGCGGTCTCTATGCCGAGGGAACCCATACGGTCCTGCCGGGCAGCGATTGTCTGCTGCAGCAGGAAGCACTGAACCGGACGCTGGAGGCGGTGCTGCAGGCAGCGCGCAGCTGCCGTTGGACAGCCTACGATGAGGACCGGGGCACCGGTAGTCTGCGTCATGTGGTACTGCGCGGCACCCGTAAAGGCGAAGTGCTGGTAACGCTGGTCACGCCCGGCCCGGCGCTGCCGGGCAGCCGCAATTTCTGTGCGGCGCTGCGCAAAGAGGCGCCCTGGGTGGCGGGAATCGTCCACAACATCAACCCCACGGCCACCAGCGCCGTGCTGGGCAACCGGGAGAAGGTCCTTTACGGTCCCGGCCAGGTGCTGGATACCCTGTGTGGGTTGCGCTTCGCCATCTCGTCCCGCAGCTTTTATCAGGTCAATCCGCTCCAGACCGAGGTGCTCTACCGCACGGCCATGAAACTGGCCGATCTCTCCGGAAAGGAAACGGTGGTGGATGCCTACTGTGGTATCGGTACCATCGGGCTCTGTGCTGCCTCGTCGTCGGGGCAGGTCCTGGGCATTGAGCGCAATCCTGCGGCGGTGCGGGATGCCATTGCCAATGCCCGGCGCAACGGGGTGCGCAATGCCCGCTTTACCTGCGCCGACGCCACCGAGTGGATGGAGCAGGCAGCCCGGCAAGCCCTGCATCCCGATGTGGTCTTCCTGGATCCGCCCCGGGCGGGCAGCACCCCGGCCTGTATCGGAGCGGTCGCCCGGATGGCACCGCAGCGGGTGGTCTATGTCAGCTGTGACCCCGAAACACTGGCCCGGGATGTGGCCTTGTTTTCCCAAAAGGGATATCGGGCACAGCGGTTTGTGCCGGTGGACCTGTTCCCCCATACACGGCACGTCGAGACAATAGTGTTGCTACAAAGAGAAACCTTGTAG
- a CDS encoding flavodoxin family protein — MNVLLINGSPHKNGCTYTALSEVASALNEAGIETTIFHIGPAPVGGCVGCGGCAKAGKCVFGGTVADVLPLVEKADGVVFGAPVHYATAAGSMLGFMHRLAMSGGQYLRHKPAAVVTSARRAGTTTALEAMEKVPQFFEMPLVSSTYWPMVHGGNADQAKLDEEGCQIMRNLGRNMAWMLRCIEAGKAAGIEPPQAENDKRTNFIR; from the coding sequence ATGAATGTACTTTTGATCAACGGCAGCCCGCACAAAAACGGCTGTACCTATACCGCCCTGAGCGAAGTGGCCAGCGCTCTCAACGAAGCCGGCATCGAAACCACGATTTTCCACATCGGCCCGGCACCGGTGGGCGGTTGTGTAGGCTGCGGCGGCTGTGCCAAAGCCGGAAAATGTGTTTTCGGCGGCACGGTGGCCGATGTGCTGCCGCTGGTGGAAAAGGCCGACGGCGTCGTCTTCGGTGCGCCGGTCCACTATGCCACCGCCGCCGGCAGCATGCTGGGTTTCATGCACCGGCTGGCCATGAGCGGCGGCCAATATCTGCGCCACAAGCCGGCAGCCGTGGTGACCAGTGCCCGCCGGGCCGGCACCACCACCGCATTGGAGGCCATGGAAAAGGTACCCCAGTTCTTTGAGATGCCGCTGGTAAGCTCCACCTACTGGCCGATGGTCCACGGCGGCAACGCGGACCAGGCCAAACTGGACGAGGAGGGCTGCCAGATCATGCGCAACCTCGGCCGGAATATGGCCTGGATGCTGCGCTGCATCGAAGCCGGCAAGGCGGCAGGCATTGAGCCGCCCCAGGCCGAAAACGACAAGCGCACCAACTTCATCCGCTGA
- a CDS encoding phosphatase PAP2 family protein, translating to MNEQRYRAVIGWFQAHPAAKGVLYLVSRGAVAAVYLLYGLLLFWLAAWHRESLLPAIVIPAAAFWAGSALRARIDRPRPYTALGYRPLFPKEESGRSMPSRHCFSAAAIAVAAWHCSVPLGAALAVLAGLIAVSRVVTGVHYISDVLAGLAFGAGFALVGWQFYAWVLQALL from the coding sequence ATGAACGAACAACGCTACCGTGCCGTCATCGGCTGGTTTCAGGCGCATCCGGCAGCCAAGGGTGTTTTGTACCTGGTCAGCCGGGGGGCGGTGGCTGCCGTCTATCTCCTCTATGGATTGCTGCTGTTCTGGCTGGCTGCCTGGCATCGGGAAAGTCTGCTGCCGGCCATTGTGATCCCGGCGGCGGCTTTCTGGGCAGGCAGCGCCCTGCGGGCACGCATTGACCGGCCCCGCCCCTATACGGCGCTGGGATACCGCCCGCTCTTCCCGAAGGAGGAATCCGGACGCAGTATGCCCAGCCGGCATTGCTTCTCCGCGGCAGCCATTGCCGTGGCAGCCTGGCATTGCAGTGTGCCGCTGGGAGCTGCCTTGGCCGTTCTGGCGGGATTGATCGCGGTGTCCCGGGTGGTCACCGGCGTACATTATATCAGCGATGTGCTGGCCGGTCTTGCCTTCGGCGCCGGGTTTGCCCTGGTAGGCTGGCAGTTCTATGCGTGGGTGCTGCAAGCACTGCTGTAA